A stretch of Vibrio maritimus DNA encodes these proteins:
- the ispH gene encoding 4-hydroxy-3-methylbut-2-enyl diphosphate reductase, with amino-acid sequence MSNEMKIKLANPRGFCAGVDRAISIVERALEMYQPPIYVRHEVVHNRFVVEGLKQRGAIFVEELNEVPDDNIVIFSAHGVSQAVRKEAKARELTVFDATCPLVTKVHMEVARASRRNMEVVLIGHAGHPEVEGTMGQYSSETGGMYLVERPEDVLTLEVKDPSNLHYVSQTTLSVDETADVIDKLREVFPDIQGPRKDDICYATQNRQDAVRELAGAVDVMVVVGSTNSSNSTRLKELAEKLGTPAYLTDTPDLIEAEWFEGKGLVGVTAGASAPEELVNQIIDRIKALGADDVEEVLGREENMFFEVPRELQVKVVD; translated from the coding sequence ATGAGTAATGAAATGAAAATTAAACTAGCTAACCCACGTGGCTTTTGTGCGGGTGTAGATCGCGCGATCAGCATTGTTGAGCGCGCGCTTGAGATGTATCAGCCGCCAATCTATGTTCGTCATGAAGTGGTACACAACCGTTTTGTGGTTGAAGGTCTAAAACAGCGTGGTGCGATCTTTGTTGAGGAACTGAATGAAGTGCCTGATGACAACATTGTGATCTTCTCAGCTCACGGTGTGTCTCAAGCGGTTCGTAAAGAAGCAAAAGCGCGTGAACTGACGGTGTTTGATGCGACTTGTCCGCTGGTAACTAAAGTCCATATGGAAGTGGCTCGTGCGAGTCGCCGTAATATGGAAGTAGTGCTTATTGGCCATGCAGGTCACCCAGAGGTGGAAGGGACAATGGGTCAGTACTCAAGTGAGACAGGCGGCATGTACCTTGTTGAGCGTCCAGAAGATGTATTAACGCTTGAGGTTAAAGACCCAAGCAACCTTCATTACGTGAGTCAAACCACACTGTCTGTGGATGAAACCGCGGATGTGATTGATAAGCTTCGCGAAGTGTTCCCTGATATCCAAGGTCCTCGTAAAGACGACATCTGCTATGCAACGCAAAATCGCCAAGATGCTGTCCGTGAACTCGCGGGTGCTGTGGATGTTATGGTTGTTGTAGGTTCTACTAACTCTTCGAATTCGACGCGTCTGAAAGAGCTTGCAGAAAAACTCGGCACACCGGCATACCTGACAGACACGCCTGATCTGATTGAAGCAGAGTGGTTTGAAGGAAAAGGACTGGTTGGTGTGACCGCGGGTGCGTCAGCGCCAGAGGAACTGGTTAATCAAATCATCGACAGAATCAAAGCGTTGGGCGCTGATGACGTGGAAGAAGTCTTGGGCCGTGAAGAGAACATGTTCTTTGAGGTGCCAAGAGAGCTTCAAGTGAAGGTTGTCGATTGA